The following proteins come from a genomic window of Aquimarina sp. MAR_2010_214:
- a CDS encoding AraC family transcriptional regulator, protein MNEQSTYQEIEPITELKDFVHSFWMHQNNSDTVEKTTIVPDSYFKIVMLIKNQKIISYFMTGLWLDEKEFSFAPNALSIGVRLKVLAPEFLLNREVASILQKMHQLDLHYLNVDKFDLSSFKVIVEQWQKELLSVKPQKTIQGNKLRLSQLLDKMNGNISAIEVSDQIYWTNRQINRYLNKYVGVSLKKYLNIQKCYQSYIQIGNGKFYPEKGFFDQPHFIREIKKHTGETPKSLHKQQNDRFIQLKRISKK, encoded by the coding sequence ATGAACGAACAAAGTACATACCAAGAAATTGAACCAATAACGGAATTAAAAGACTTCGTTCATTCTTTTTGGATGCACCAAAACAATTCAGATACCGTAGAGAAAACTACCATTGTTCCTGATAGTTATTTTAAGATAGTGATGCTGATTAAAAATCAAAAAATCATCTCTTATTTTATGACTGGTTTATGGCTAGATGAAAAAGAATTTTCATTCGCACCAAATGCGTTATCTATAGGTGTTAGATTAAAAGTTTTAGCACCAGAATTTCTTCTAAATAGAGAAGTCGCATCTATTTTACAAAAAATGCACCAACTAGATTTACATTATTTAAATGTTGACAAATTTGATTTATCAAGTTTCAAAGTGATCGTTGAACAATGGCAAAAGGAACTTCTATCGGTTAAACCACAAAAAACAATACAGGGAAATAAACTTAGGTTATCACAGCTACTTGATAAAATGAATGGAAATATTTCTGCAATAGAAGTGTCTGATCAAATATATTGGACTAATAGACAGATTAATCGCTACTTAAATAAATATGTAGGTGTTTCTTTAAAAAAGTACTTAAATATTCAAAAATGTTATCAATCCTATATTCAGATTGGTAATGGTAAATTTTATCCTGAAAAAGGTTTTTTTGACCAACCTCACTTCATCCGTGAAATTAAAAAACATACAGGAGAAACACCTAAATCACTTCACAAACAACAAAACGACCGTTTTATACAATTAAAAAGAATATCGAAGAAATAG
- a CDS encoding ankyrin repeat domain-containing protein has protein sequence MVTFCSATTHTYNIVDNQRKIMGIFKKLFGGNQKRNPKQEEKKTNEYDLKWINAEQNPWGLKILDLRPISQTMLSTSKDPKMATNAISYSQEDGTTFKEYLPKSERITSSNLTIPIDGKLEEGVLFNPSTMENKWAIYFMNDRLIFIRSWLREAFVVAKTVQENNQLKITEITGEFTNDESSEMTESILMFLLFSHSLNETIPAPIPKELSGNTDQAGMWAFSTYGNMAHLGYFGEDFNYKTNLKLRTHSLLHIAIARGELDKINEQLDRNTNINCLAGDGLSTLQWAMTADSNVLSLLLDKGANPNTKSTEGATPIMNAVQSDKIEHLNILIKNQADLNAKDNRGFTALHRASEMGRKEMVRILLENGADKNVEAENHTPLSLAIAMKNEEIIKLLEK, from the coding sequence TTGGTAACATTTTGCTCTGCTACGACACATACTTATAACATTGTAGACAATCAAAGAAAAATTATGGGGATTTTTAAAAAGCTATTCGGAGGGAACCAAAAAAGAAATCCAAAGCAAGAAGAAAAGAAGACTAATGAGTACGATTTAAAATGGATTAATGCAGAGCAAAATCCTTGGGGTTTGAAAATTTTGGATTTAAGACCAATTTCTCAAACTATGCTTTCAACTTCAAAAGACCCTAAAATGGCTACTAATGCTATTTCTTACAGTCAAGAAGATGGAACAACTTTTAAAGAGTATTTACCAAAATCTGAAAGAATAACCTCTAGTAATTTAACTATTCCAATAGACGGAAAACTTGAAGAAGGAGTTTTGTTTAATCCATCAACAATGGAAAATAAATGGGCAATCTACTTTATGAATGATCGCCTGATATTCATAAGAAGCTGGTTAAGAGAAGCTTTTGTGGTTGCCAAAACTGTTCAAGAGAATAATCAATTAAAGATAACGGAAATAACGGGAGAATTTACAAATGATGAATCATCTGAAATGACAGAATCTATTTTGATGTTCTTATTATTTAGTCATTCTTTAAATGAAACAATACCTGCTCCTATTCCTAAAGAATTATCGGGCAATACTGATCAGGCTGGAATGTGGGCTTTTTCAACTTATGGCAATATGGCTCACTTAGGGTATTTTGGTGAAGACTTTAACTACAAAACGAATCTAAAACTAAGAACGCATTCTTTATTACATATTGCAATTGCAAGAGGTGAATTGGATAAAATCAATGAGCAATTAGATCGAAACACTAATATTAATTGTTTAGCTGGAGATGGTCTTTCAACCTTGCAATGGGCAATGACTGCTGATTCTAATGTCTTAAGTTTATTACTTGATAAAGGAGCTAATCCAAATACTAAGTCGACTGAAGGAGCAACACCAATAATGAATGCTGTTCAATCAGATAAAATCGAGCACCTCAATATTTTGATTAAAAATCAAGCTGACTTAAATGCTAAAGATAATAGAGGATTTACAGCCTTGCACAGAGCATCAGAAATGGGACGGAAAGAAATGGTTCGTATTTTATTGGAAAATGGGGCTGATAAAAATGTGGAAGCCGAAAACCATACACCTCTATCATTAGCCATTGCAATGAAAAATGAGGAGATTATAAAACTATTAGAAAAATAA
- a CDS encoding DUF2867 domain-containing protein, which translates to MKVKMEAIPKTEGIKYALPQVNFTDTFSTTNHLDSLKTVSKLVFGTMPKWVEVLMKLRNNIVKVFGLKTEKPEDFHPDFKVGSYVGFFQIFSIQQNEIMLGADDKHLNFRVSVYNSNENLFNIKVTTLVEYNNRFGKIYMFIVKPFHHLIVKRMVKQAYKSGL; encoded by the coding sequence ATGAAGGTAAAAATGGAAGCAATACCAAAAACCGAAGGAATTAAATATGCACTTCCACAGGTAAACTTTACTGATACTTTTTCAACTACGAATCATCTTGACAGTTTAAAGACAGTATCAAAATTGGTTTTTGGAACAATGCCAAAATGGGTTGAAGTTTTGATGAAGCTTAGAAATAATATTGTTAAAGTATTTGGGTTAAAAACAGAAAAACCTGAAGATTTTCATCCAGACTTTAAGGTTGGTAGTTATGTTGGTTTTTTTCAGATTTTCAGCATCCAGCAAAATGAAATAATGCTTGGGGCAGATGATAAGCATTTGAATTTTAGAGTGAGTGTATATAATTCTAACGAAAATCTATTCAATATTAAAGTCACTACTTTAGTTGAATATAACAATCGTTTTGGAAAAATTTATATGTTTATTGTAAAACCTTTTCATCACCTTATTGTAAAAAGAATGGTTAAACAAGCCTATAAATCGGGTTTATGA
- a CDS encoding GrpB family protein: protein MKKTLYDLTKEDWNTLFPIELVEHNPEWKSIYKKEKERIIDKVGSDTILRIEHFGSSSIPSIKSKPYIDLMIEIPKEMLFNENLIAKFTELGYSHFKVPARENIEDYSSFGKGYNLDGKKEQIFHIHMCPKDNIMWKQIDFRDYLIVNNKRAKQYEDLKLELESKFKNDRGSYVLGKTDFVNETLEIINREANAQ, encoded by the coding sequence ATGAAAAAGACCTTATATGATTTAACCAAAGAGGATTGGAACACGCTTTTCCCAATTGAATTGGTTGAACATAATCCTGAATGGAAAAGTATTTACAAAAAGGAAAAAGAACGAATAATTGACAAAGTTGGAAGTGACACAATTTTGAGAATAGAACACTTTGGAAGTTCATCAATTCCGAGCATCAAATCAAAACCATATATAGATTTGATGATTGAAATACCAAAAGAAATGCTTTTTAACGAAAATCTAATCGCAAAATTCACAGAATTAGGTTATTCCCATTTTAAAGTGCCAGCAAGGGAAAATATTGAAGATTACTCATCTTTCGGAAAAGGATATAATCTTGACGGAAAAAAAGAGCAGATTTTCCATATACACATGTGCCCAAAAGATAATATAATGTGGAAACAAATTGACTTTCGAGATTATCTAATCGTAAATAATAAAAGAGCTAAACAATACGAAGATTTAAAACTGGAATTAGAATCTAAATTTAAAAATGACAGAGGTTCATATGTTCTTGGAAAGACAGACTTTGTAAATGAAACGTTGGAAATTATAAACAGAGAAGCCAACGCACAATAA
- a CDS encoding leucine-rich repeat domain-containing protein — protein sequence MKKYLLFILIISQNLIFSQKDKVYKSLNMALKNKDLVYKLDLSKQNLSNVPKSIGTLKNLIDLNLSRNEITTLPKEINNLSNLEKLNLSFNHFRSIPNKLDGLIHLKSLNLNSNYLTEFPNAITKLYELRSLDLNYNKIPELPYDTKNLIRLEDLYLTNVQLKSIPEFIGEFSNLWNLFIGKNQISKIPESIGKLSKLSTIYLNDNKIKELPESIQNLENLSKILLYDNPIDDKNKLKIKKLLPSSCIVKFHY from the coding sequence ATGAAAAAATACTTGTTATTCATTCTTATAATATCGCAAAACTTAATTTTTTCACAAAAAGATAAGGTTTACAAATCTTTAAATATGGCTCTTAAGAATAAAGATTTAGTTTATAAATTAGATCTTAGCAAACAAAACTTATCTAATGTACCGAAGTCAATCGGAACCTTGAAGAACTTAATTGATCTAAATTTAAGTCGGAATGAAATTACTACTCTTCCTAAAGAAATAAACAACCTTAGTAATCTTGAAAAGCTTAATTTATCCTTTAACCACTTTAGAAGTATCCCTAACAAATTAGATGGACTAATACATTTAAAATCTTTGAATTTAAACAGTAATTATTTAACTGAATTTCCTAATGCGATTACCAAGCTTTATGAATTAAGATCACTTGACCTTAATTATAATAAGATTCCTGAGCTTCCGTACGACACAAAAAATCTTATAAGATTAGAAGATCTTTATCTTACTAATGTTCAATTAAAAAGTATACCTGAATTTATAGGTGAATTCAGTAATTTATGGAACTTATTTATTGGTAAAAATCAAATATCGAAAATACCTGAATCAATCGGAAAACTTAGTAAATTAAGTACTATATATTTGAACGACAACAAAATAAAAGAGCTTCCTGAATCCATTCAAAATTTAGAAAATCTATCTAAGATCCTATTATACGATAACCCAATAGACGACAAGAACAAACTGAAAATCAAAAAATTACTTCCAAGTAGCTGTATTGTAAAATTTCACTACTAA
- a CDS encoding outer membrane beta-barrel family protein: MKTITTLLIAFVCSISFGQNFTGKIIDKQNLPISFANIVAKDKADNSLIKGTISDENGVFSINTIKEDIYLEISFVGFTTKKIYPIQPAIGTIVLEEEGQQLQEVVITARKKLIQQKVDRLVFNVENTVAGTGGTALDALKATPSVNVDTDNLAIVGKGNVRVMVNDRIIQLSGNELTAYLNSIASDDIKDIEVITTPPSKYDAEGNSGLINIVLKKSKENSWNNQLRTSYTQATYSLFNFGNTFNYNKNKVSLIASLNGTKGHTAQFNQFDIIYPSASTVSNLDMKNKENMISGRLGLDYNLTNNATVGILYTGLSEDKGINDGGRTLTNDGNGTYTINEGNAETTNKNHSINAHYIQKLDTLGRKLSIDVDYFNFNNSSNRGFSSEQFVTNQSYFEAKNSTNQNIKNYSGRIDMEHPGKWANFSYGAKTTITKTDSDVAFYNTTTGTPIFDPTQSNEFMYSENINAVYADMSKPLGEKWQTKIGLRFENTRTKGVSETNNQTDINSYNKLFPSVFLGYTPSRKNMFNLSYSRRIQRPSFERLNPFRFYINPISYQEGNPFLKPQISENLELKHIYKGKLISKAFVSYVDNGYFNIIKAEDGAQQRIVVTFDNFYTAYNYGLTETFIYNPTKWWNTTTQATVSKMDTQYKDGFNLDAELVSRWNFQLYNRNTFHLNEAKTIQAETTLIYASPQKLMYFSISEMVSLDLGLKFSLLDKKLNCTVAVNDILKRKATSVNTKTNGIDQTYYNYFDTRGVKIGLNYSFGNKKIKVKQRNSGNEEEQNRAKTN; encoded by the coding sequence ATGAAAACCATAACAACACTTTTAATCGCTTTTGTTTGTTCAATAAGTTTTGGGCAAAATTTTACAGGAAAAATAATTGATAAACAAAATCTACCTATTTCATTTGCTAACATTGTAGCAAAAGACAAAGCTGATAATTCATTAATTAAAGGTACAATTTCTGATGAAAATGGTGTGTTTTCTATCAATACAATTAAAGAAGACATATATTTAGAAATTAGTTTTGTTGGATTTACCACCAAAAAAATATATCCCATTCAACCTGCTATCGGAACAATCGTTTTAGAGGAAGAAGGACAACAACTACAAGAAGTAGTTATTACTGCTCGTAAAAAACTCATTCAACAAAAAGTAGATAGATTAGTCTTTAATGTAGAAAATACAGTTGCTGGTACTGGTGGAACTGCGCTTGACGCACTAAAAGCTACACCAAGTGTAAATGTAGATACTGATAATTTAGCCATTGTAGGGAAAGGAAATGTACGAGTAATGGTTAATGATAGAATTATACAATTATCAGGCAATGAACTAACGGCTTATTTAAACAGCATTGCATCCGATGATATTAAAGATATTGAAGTTATTACCACACCACCCTCAAAATACGATGCCGAAGGCAATAGTGGACTTATTAATATTGTTCTAAAAAAATCAAAAGAAAATAGCTGGAATAATCAATTAAGAACTTCTTACACGCAAGCAACATATTCTTTATTTAATTTTGGAAACACATTTAACTACAATAAAAACAAAGTAAGTTTAATTGCTTCGTTAAATGGAACTAAAGGACATACAGCACAATTTAATCAATTTGATATTATTTACCCATCTGCTTCAACCGTATCAAATCTTGATATGAAAAATAAAGAAAATATGATTTCAGGCAGGTTAGGTTTAGATTACAATTTAACAAATAACGCTACTGTCGGAATTTTATACACAGGTTTGTCTGAAGATAAAGGTATAAACGATGGTGGAAGAACACTGACAAATGATGGTAATGGAACGTACACTATTAATGAAGGTAACGCGGAGACAACAAACAAAAATCACTCAATTAATGCTCATTACATTCAAAAATTAGATACGCTTGGTAGAAAATTATCTATTGATGTTGATTACTTTAATTTCAATAATTCTTCTAATAGAGGTTTTAGCAGTGAACAATTTGTTACAAACCAAAGTTATTTTGAAGCAAAAAATAGCACAAATCAAAACATTAAAAATTATAGCGGAAGAATAGATATGGAACACCCAGGCAAATGGGCTAATTTTTCTTACGGAGCAAAAACCACAATTACAAAAACAGATAGCGATGTAGCGTTTTACAATACCACTACAGGTACACCAATTTTTGACCCAACCCAAAGTAATGAGTTTATGTATTCTGAAAATATTAATGCAGTATATGCAGATATGTCTAAACCATTAGGTGAAAAATGGCAAACAAAAATCGGACTTCGTTTTGAAAACACTCGAACAAAAGGAGTTTCAGAAACAAACAATCAAACTGATATCAATTCGTATAACAAACTATTTCCATCTGTATTTTTAGGGTATACTCCTAGTAGAAAAAATATGTTTAATTTGAGTTATAGCAGAAGAATTCAACGTCCTAGTTTTGAGCGTTTAAATCCTTTTCGATTTTACATTAACCCTATTTCGTATCAAGAAGGAAACCCGTTTTTAAAACCACAAATTTCTGAGAATTTAGAATTAAAGCACATTTACAAAGGAAAACTCATCAGTAAAGCATTTGTAAGTTATGTAGATAATGGATATTTCAACATTATTAAAGCAGAAGATGGAGCACAACAAAGAATAGTGGTAACATTTGACAATTTTTATACAGCTTATAATTATGGGTTAACTGAAACTTTTATATACAATCCAACAAAATGGTGGAATACAACAACTCAAGCAACGGTATCAAAAATGGATACACAATACAAAGACGGGTTTAATTTAGACGCTGAATTAGTAAGCAGATGGAACTTTCAATTGTATAACCGAAATACATTCCATTTAAACGAAGCAAAAACAATACAAGCAGAAACCACGCTTATTTATGCCTCGCCACAAAAATTGATGTATTTTTCAATATCTGAAATGGTGAGTCTAGACCTTGGATTAAAATTTTCGTTACTAGACAAAAAACTAAATTGTACAGTAGCCGTAAACGATATTTTAAAGCGTAAGGCAACGAGTGTAAACACCAAAACCAACGGAATAGACCAAACATACTATAATTATTTTGATACCCGAGGTGTGAAGATTGGTCTAAACTATAGTTTTGGTAACAAAAAGATAAAAGTTAAGCAACGTAATTCTGGAAACGAAGAAGAGCAAAACAGAGCAAAAACTAATTAA
- a CDS encoding sensor histidine kinase yields MKIFNQKINLKQVLIVIALLLLGNAGKIYLLHNVRTKSDIDFYDYFDHVSVFLFSAVSVISVLVSWKVINRIDTTNTILKFVKVYILSFLLFVIAGVIIDYVLLGIIMNNNEYDFMIRFINTMSVAFILVDIFALTSAFLYFRQSQKTILELEQTEKEKATLQSQMLQKNLEPHFLFNNLSVLSGLARKQPEQIENFIDDFSDVYRYYLKHGKKQLVELKDELSFLISYMNLMEKRFGNTYQIENSIENTDGFIIPCSLQLCVENAIKHNKGSEENPLLISLSRNEDTIVIKNKLNKVDFTLGTGTGNDYLKRQYQLNFNKDVIFTETDTEFIVEIPLISEI; encoded by the coding sequence GTGAAGATTTTCAATCAAAAAATAAATCTAAAACAAGTTTTAATAGTCATTGCACTATTGTTACTAGGGAATGCTGGTAAAATTTATCTTTTACATAACGTACGAACTAAAAGTGATATTGATTTTTATGACTATTTCGACCACGTTTCTGTTTTTCTATTCTCTGCAGTTTCGGTAATATCAGTACTAGTTTCTTGGAAAGTCATTAATAGAATAGACACGACAAATACAATTCTAAAATTTGTAAAGGTTTATATTTTGTCTTTTTTATTATTTGTTATCGCTGGTGTTATTATTGATTATGTTCTTTTGGGTATTATAATGAACAATAATGAATATGATTTTATGATTAGATTTATAAACACGATGTCAGTTGCTTTTATACTTGTTGATATTTTTGCGCTTACTTCTGCATTTTTATATTTCAGACAATCTCAAAAAACCATATTAGAATTAGAGCAAACCGAAAAAGAAAAAGCAACGTTACAATCGCAAATGCTACAAAAGAATTTAGAGCCTCATTTTTTATTCAATAATTTAAGTGTTTTATCAGGATTAGCAAGAAAGCAACCGGAGCAAATAGAAAATTTTATCGATGATTTTTCGGATGTATATCGCTACTATTTAAAACATGGAAAAAAACAATTGGTCGAGTTGAAAGATGAACTATCATTCTTAATAAGTTATATGAATTTAATGGAAAAACGCTTTGGAAATACGTATCAAATTGAAAATAGTATCGAAAATACAGATGGTTTTATCATTCCGTGTTCTCTACAACTATGCGTAGAAAATGCGATAAAACACAATAAGGGGAGTGAAGAAAACCCGCTGTTGATATCGCTTTCACGAAATGAGGATACCATTGTGATAAAAAACAAATTAAACAAAGTAGATTTTACGTTAGGGACAGGAACGGGAAATGATTACCTCAAACGTCAATATCAACTCAATTTTAATAAAGATGTTATTTTTACTGAAACTGATACTGAGTTTATTGTTGAAATCCCGCTAATTTCTGAAATATGA
- a CDS encoding LytTR family DNA-binding domain-containing protein → MKVLIIEDEAINIEIITDHILRYNDKIEIVASLQSKEEVEKWYQTNEQVDLVFSDIELLDGNVFSLLKTNIIKSPIIFTTAYNTFYQDAFDVSGIAYLLKPISYSKFYKAMEKFESLQNKEVNWKKISETIHGLNNNYKERIIVKTKTEIKIVSTKNTGAILSNSGKCIAIDESGKENEFRYKLSDLIKELNPKEFFQINRGEIVNINFIEKIEPYFGDRLAISIKNYKQHLITSASATSEFRKWIE, encoded by the coding sequence ATGAAAGTATTAATTATAGAAGACGAAGCTATTAACATCGAAATTATTACCGATCATATTCTTCGATACAACGACAAAATCGAAATTGTAGCTTCGTTACAAAGTAAGGAAGAAGTAGAAAAATGGTATCAAACCAATGAACAAGTAGATTTGGTTTTTTCTGATATTGAATTGTTAGACGGGAATGTATTTTCATTGTTAAAAACCAACATTATAAAATCTCCAATTATTTTTACAACTGCCTACAACACCTTTTACCAAGATGCTTTCGATGTAAGCGGAATAGCCTACCTGTTAAAACCGATCAGTTATAGCAAGTTTTACAAGGCAATGGAAAAGTTTGAAAGCCTACAAAACAAAGAGGTAAATTGGAAGAAAATATCAGAAACCATTCACGGATTAAACAACAATTACAAAGAACGGATCATTGTAAAAACCAAAACAGAAATAAAAATTGTGAGCACCAAAAATACGGGAGCAATTTTATCTAATTCAGGAAAATGCATCGCGATTGATGAAAGTGGAAAAGAAAATGAATTTCGCTACAAGTTATCTGATTTAATAAAAGAGTTAAACCCAAAAGAGTTTTTTCAAATTAATCGTGGTGAAATTGTAAATATCAATTTCATCGAAAAAATTGAACCTTACTTTGGAGACAGATTGGCAATTTCAATCAAAAACTACAAACAGCATTTAATTACAAGTGCATCTGCAACAAGCGAATTTAGAAAATGGATTGAGTAA
- a CDS encoding RDD family protein: MEIQNKLPNYYILKRSLAGLIDYIIYFSLFYVSCLLFGEKLPEGGYTGNHLLFFFFGIWILTMVVTEIVFQSTIGNLIFGLKAVHKSGKKMDFWQPLLRHCFDLIDMWPLGLVGILTIKFTKENQRLGDIIAETIVIERNKN, translated from the coding sequence ATGGAAATACAAAATAAGTTACCAAATTATTACATTTTAAAAAGATCTCTAGCTGGGCTTATTGATTATATAATTTACTTTTCACTGTTCTATGTTTCTTGCCTACTATTTGGAGAGAAATTACCTGAAGGAGGATATACCGGAAATCATCTTTTATTTTTCTTTTTTGGAATCTGGATATTGACTATGGTAGTAACGGAAATAGTTTTCCAAAGTACAATCGGTAACCTAATATTCGGACTAAAGGCAGTTCATAAAAGTGGTAAAAAAATGGATTTTTGGCAACCATTACTAAGACATTGTTTTGACTTAATAGATATGTGGCCATTAGGGTTAGTTGGGATTCTAACAATTAAATTTACTAAGGAAAATCAACGTCTAGGAGATATTATAGCGGAAACGATTGTTATTGAACGAAATAAAAATTAA
- a CDS encoding GNAT family N-acetyltransferase — protein sequence MNIIFKRIEIKDKNIVLGLFKKTAEKINKMNIDHWQYWKNPPIEKIKWVENGILNNEFFFIDNQNEENLGMVRILNEDLLYWGKQNKKAKYIHSLVVKEKYNGKGIGTKIINQIEGIAKKDNCSYLRLDADSKNSKLCSYYEKIGFKKVGTKELPLSVNNLYEKELK from the coding sequence ATGAATATTATATTTAAGCGGATTGAGATTAAGGACAAAAATATAGTCCTAGGCTTATTTAAAAAGACTGCTGAAAAAATCAATAAAATGAATATTGACCATTGGCAGTATTGGAAAAATCCACCTATAGAAAAGATTAAATGGGTTGAAAATGGTATTCTAAATAACGAGTTCTTTTTTATCGATAACCAAAACGAGGAAAATTTAGGTATGGTTAGAATACTAAATGAAGACTTGTTATACTGGGGGAAACAAAATAAAAAAGCAAAATACATTCATTCATTAGTAGTCAAAGAAAAATATAATGGAAAAGGAATTGGAACTAAAATAATTAATCAAATAGAGGGTATTGCTAAAAAGGATAACTGTAGTTATTTAAGACTTGATGCTGACTCCAAAAACTCAAAACTTTGTAGTTACTACGAAAAAATAGGATTTAAGAAAGTTGGAACAAAAGAGTTACCATTATCAGTTAATAATCTCTATGAGAAAGAATTGAAATAA
- a CDS encoding HAD family hydrolase: MNNIKTIVFDLYNTLIEIKESKHFFLKLFKTSQNGFGMDTSTYLQLVMKNDLNELRDILPSEFSALYDKKLPDLEQELNSIVIYEEVINVLEDLKKDFRIFLISNLASPYKEPVFYNNLDQYFEKMVFSCDYGFLKPDKEIFKEIEKLTSNKPNEILMVGDSFKSDIVGAKNMEWNYLRINRYTPISKEYEIKNLNEIKKHITMYKKH; encoded by the coding sequence ATGAATAATATTAAAACAATAGTTTTTGATTTGTATAATACTTTGATTGAAATAAAAGAATCAAAGCATTTCTTTCTAAAATTATTTAAAACTTCTCAAAACGGTTTCGGTATGGATACTTCAACATACCTACAGCTCGTGATGAAAAATGATCTTAACGAATTAAGGGATATTTTACCTTCTGAATTTAGCGCATTATATGATAAAAAACTACCTGACTTAGAACAGGAATTAAACTCTATCGTTATTTATGAAGAAGTTATAAATGTTCTTGAAGACTTAAAAAAAGACTTTCGAATTTTCTTGATTTCAAATTTAGCATCGCCATATAAAGAACCTGTTTTTTATAATAATCTTGATCAGTATTTTGAGAAAATGGTTTTTTCTTGTGATTATGGATTTTTAAAACCCGATAAAGAGATTTTTAAAGAAATAGAAAAATTAACTAGTAACAAACCAAATGAAATATTAATGGTTGGAGATTCTTTTAAGTCAGATATTGTAGGAGCAAAAAACATGGAATGGAATTATTTGAGAATTAATCGTTACACTCCTATTTCAAAAGAATATGAAATAAAAAACTTGAACGAAATTAAAAAGCATATAACAATGTATAAAAAGCACTAA
- a CDS encoding phytanoyl-CoA dioxygenase family protein — MNYAKNKIELQENGYSVLANLYSENEINQILTCIKSTEQEGNSFLKTKDLFAIRQLTKNVPGLTELLFNAKLTTLISDLSESDYFLTKAIYFDKPSESNWFVGYHQDLSISVDKKAAMENYVNWTFKKGQYGVQPPIKILQDTITIRIHLDDTDKNNGALKVIPKSHLKGIIRAESKDWKIEKEHICEVKKGGVMLMKPLTLHASNRTTNRKKRRVIHLELNKHKLAEPLNWLEYWNKKTSK, encoded by the coding sequence ATGAACTACGCAAAGAATAAAATAGAGCTTCAAGAAAATGGATATTCCGTTTTAGCCAACTTATATTCAGAGAATGAAATAAATCAAATTTTGACTTGTATAAAAAGTACTGAACAAGAAGGGAATTCATTTCTAAAAACAAAGGATTTGTTTGCAATTCGACAGCTGACAAAAAATGTTCCTGGATTAACCGAGTTACTGTTTAATGCAAAACTGACTACATTAATTTCTGACCTTTCTGAATCCGACTATTTCTTAACCAAAGCTATCTATTTTGACAAACCAAGCGAATCGAATTGGTTTGTAGGGTATCATCAGGATTTGAGCATCTCGGTAGATAAAAAAGCAGCTATGGAAAATTATGTGAATTGGACTTTTAAAAAAGGGCAATACGGGGTTCAACCGCCAATTAAAATCTTACAGGACACCATCACAATCCGAATTCATTTGGACGATACAGACAAAAATAATGGAGCACTAAAAGTAATTCCAAAATCACATCTAAAGGGAATAATTCGAGCAGAATCGAAAGATTGGAAAATTGAAAAAGAGCATATCTGTGAAGTAAAAAAAGGTGGAGTAATGTTAATGAAACCTTTAACTTTACACGCTTCAAATAGAACAACCAACAGAAAAAAAAGAAGGGTAATCCATTTAGAGTTAAATAAACATAAGCTGGCTGAGCCGTTGAATTGGTTGGAATATTGGAATAAGAAAACTAGTAAATGA